One Deltaproteobacteria bacterium DNA window includes the following coding sequences:
- a CDS encoding YcaO-like family protein: MNHQIILKDAYKGYTLDQDKIMSPEETVRRFRERLQSLDMDILEETVRIDNGRLDIPVYFSVCGRDAEAVIGTRKQMGKGGTPAQSEASAVMELAERFSLFSFSKNPENFMVEEYRNIRDHALPFEMIALSVHDDSEDLNAAREIFSRLPLKWTWGYNMTRHEAVLVPFDWFFAINEFNGASAGNCAEEAISQGICEVVERHVSSLVSRGRLKTPAIDLDSITDPLVSEIIGKYRKAGIRLFATDFTLNMGIPSVGVLAYDPATFPEKSEIVWTAGTTPDPQKALNRALTEVAQLGGDFNSGSNYVASGLPKFRGLSEAEFILRSDDCIDILSLPDLSHTNIRVEVENCIRAVARTGMEIILINVMHPKLGIPAFYTIMPGAHFRERAAGTSVGMFTAKLIAEKGNPEWAVSELKQMDRMLPDKYYVKFFLGLSYMEQNDLSNSLAALQKALELEPNDEDRVSIYAYLGACLKDLEQYGEAIEILEKAAQIDDERPDVYNLLGFCHFKQKAHEKAISAFRKVIELNPASAIDYANIASNYRDLGERDKAVQYYKLALELDESIDFARENLRRLGAEV; the protein is encoded by the coding sequence GTGAATCATCAAATTATATTGAAAGACGCCTACAAGGGGTACACCCTTGACCAGGATAAAATCATGTCTCCTGAAGAAACGGTCCGGCGTTTCAGGGAGAGGCTTCAAAGTCTGGACATGGATATCCTGGAAGAGACCGTTCGCATCGATAACGGCAGACTCGACATCCCGGTCTATTTCAGTGTATGCGGCCGGGACGCCGAGGCTGTCATCGGGACACGAAAACAGATGGGGAAGGGGGGCACACCGGCCCAGTCCGAGGCGAGTGCGGTCATGGAACTGGCGGAACGATTCAGCCTTTTCAGCTTCTCCAAAAATCCTGAAAACTTCATGGTGGAGGAGTACCGAAATATCCGGGACCACGCCCTCCCTTTTGAGATGATTGCCCTGTCGGTCCATGATGATTCGGAAGACCTGAATGCCGCCCGGGAGATCTTTTCACGATTGCCGCTCAAATGGACCTGGGGATACAACATGACAAGACATGAAGCCGTCCTGGTGCCTTTTGACTGGTTTTTCGCCATCAATGAGTTTAACGGCGCTTCGGCCGGAAATTGCGCGGAGGAGGCGATCAGCCAGGGGATCTGCGAGGTGGTGGAACGGCACGTATCCTCCCTGGTCAGCAGAGGGAGGCTGAAGACGCCGGCCATCGACCTGGACAGCATCACCGATCCCCTGGTCTCGGAGATCATCGGGAAATACCGTAAGGCGGGCATTCGGCTGTTTGCCACGGATTTTACATTGAACATGGGAATCCCGTCGGTCGGGGTCCTTGCCTATGATCCGGCCACGTTCCCGGAAAAAAGCGAGATTGTTTGGACCGCAGGCACCACGCCCGATCCCCAGAAGGCCTTGAACCGTGCCTTGACCGAGGTGGCCCAACTGGGGGGCGATTTCAATTCCGGATCCAATTATGTGGCCAGTGGGCTTCCCAAATTCAGGGGCCTGTCCGAGGCCGAGTTCATCCTCCGGTCCGACGATTGCATCGATATCCTCAGCCTTCCCGATCTCTCCCACACCAATATCCGGGTGGAGGTGGAAAACTGCATCCGGGCAGTGGCCCGAACAGGAATGGAAATCATACTAATAAACGTGATGCATCCCAAACTGGGGATCCCCGCATTTTATACCATCATGCCCGGGGCACATTTCAGGGAAAGGGCCGCCGGCACCAGCGTGGGGATGTTTACGGCCAAACTGATTGCTGAGAAAGGAAACCCGGAATGGGCCGTATCAGAGTTGAAACAAATGGACCGGATGCTGCCGGACAAATATTATGTCAAATTCTTTTTAGGCCTCTCATACATGGAACAGAATGACCTGTCAAACAGCCTGGCCGCTCTTCAGAAGGCCCTTGAACTGGAGCCCAATGACGAAGACAGGGTCAGCATCTACGCCTATCTGGGGGCCTGCCTCAAGGATCTGGAGCAGTACGGCGAGGCCATTGAAATCCTTGAAAAGGCGGCGCAGATCGATGATGAGCGACCGGACGTGTATAATCTCCTGGGATTTTGTCATTTCAAACAGAAGGCGCATGAGAAGGCCATTTCGGCCTTCCGGAAGGTTATTGAACTCAATCCCGCGTCGGCCATCGACTATGCCAACATCGCCTCCAACTACAGGGACCTGGGCGAGAGGGATAAGGCGGTACAATACTACAAACTGGCCCTGGAACTGGATGAGAGCATCGATTTTGCAAGGGAAAATCTCAGGAGATTAGGGGCTGAAGTATGA
- a CDS encoding succinate dehydrogenase cytochrome b subunit, translating to MNGFIKTLFLSIPKKQMMALSGLSFCAFLAVHLFGNLTIYGGEQRFNAYSEHLHSFGLLINAAEIGLLVLAIIHILLAALLYLENWQARPVRYVMKKNAGGRTISSTLMPYTGLYLLVFVILHLLTFHFVDYRAQGIFRLVSDVFSNPEYVVFYAFSMIVAAFHVKHGFWSAFQTLGANHPKYMPLIRTLSLIFSLFVAAGFGSIPVFMMINS from the coding sequence ATGAACGGGTTCATCAAGACTCTTTTTTTGTCCATACCCAAGAAACAGATGATGGCGCTTAGCGGACTCAGTTTCTGTGCCTTTCTGGCGGTTCATCTTTTTGGAAACCTCACGATTTACGGAGGGGAGCAACGGTTTAATGCCTATTCCGAACACCTTCATTCCTTTGGCCTGCTAATCAACGCGGCCGAAATCGGTCTCCTGGTTCTGGCCATCATCCATATCCTTCTCGCAGCCCTCCTCTATCTGGAAAACTGGCAGGCAAGACCGGTCCGGTATGTGATGAAAAAAAATGCCGGGGGCCGAACCATCAGCTCCACCCTGATGCCTTATACCGGTCTCTATCTCCTTGTCTTTGTGATTCTCCATCTGTTGACCTTCCATTTTGTCGATTACCGTGCACAGGGCATCTTCCGGCTCGTTTCCGATGTTTTTTCCAATCCGGAATATGTCGTCTTTTATGCCTTTTCAATGATTGTTGCGGCCTTTCACGTCAAGCACGGCTTCTGGAGCGCATTCCAGACACTCGGCGCCAATCATCCCAAATATATGCCCCTGATCCGGACGCTCAGCCTGATATTTAGCCTGTTCGTCGCGGCTGGCTTTGGATCCATCCCCGTTTTTATGATGATAAACAGCTAA
- a CDS encoding Gldg family protein, with the protein MAMGKGYDYRKALVSVTGLATLFLVLVFVNIIASYATIRWDATEDNAYSLSDGTRQILDTMTEPVTIKFFYSRSNPDIPAEIKVYAKHVEDFLSEYRHVGKGRIKVEGVDPKPDSDEEEWAQKYGVEPMRTPGGKVYCGLVFLSADQEEVIPWLDPAKEQMLEYDLTSIIQGLQTTEKKGAGIISSLPVFGTKGRAMPGQAPGEEWLFVTEMKKIYDVQAISPLVQTIDPSLDLLMVVYPKNISPRLEYAIDQYVLSGGNAIIFVDPLCVSDREQGQQQFMRSSGTSLDRVFKAWGISMDPAKAVADFGQPTRVRTGSNSTEDNPLMISARGDAFNRKDVVTAGLESMLFPVAGAIEKTGDMDHEFEPLVDSSTNAALTDAFNAFLGMEAVKKGFVSAGKSFNLAVRLRGKFKTAFPEGRPESEGPGTESPEAPKGPHLKEAKTVSTLIVVSDADMLADQFYVQRSNFFGLPISEMFNDNLNFFSNAAEILTGSDELIGLRSRGKLERPFTAVLELKREAQERWLSKENELVQQIEETNQKLRQLEQQKDGSQKMIISPEQEAEVARFKEKRQKINRQLKEVRKNLRADIETLGATLKGINIFLMPFLVSIIGIAFAIYKQRKIRRK; encoded by the coding sequence ATGGCAATGGGAAAAGGTTACGATTATAGGAAGGCGCTCGTATCGGTTACGGGATTGGCGACGCTATTTCTTGTCCTGGTCTTTGTCAACATCATTGCATCGTATGCAACCATTCGATGGGATGCCACTGAAGACAATGCCTACTCTCTTTCAGACGGGACGCGGCAGATCCTCGATACCATGACAGAACCGGTTACCATCAAATTTTTCTACTCCAGGAGCAATCCCGATATCCCGGCCGAAATCAAGGTTTATGCCAAACATGTGGAAGATTTTCTCTCCGAATACCGGCACGTGGGCAAGGGCCGGATCAAAGTGGAGGGGGTGGATCCAAAACCCGACTCGGATGAGGAGGAATGGGCCCAGAAGTACGGCGTCGAACCTATGCGGACCCCGGGCGGAAAGGTCTATTGCGGCCTGGTCTTTCTTTCTGCAGACCAGGAAGAGGTCATCCCATGGCTGGATCCGGCAAAGGAACAGATGCTGGAATACGATCTTACCAGCATTATCCAGGGGCTTCAGACTACGGAAAAAAAGGGGGCCGGCATCATCAGCAGCCTTCCGGTCTTCGGGACCAAGGGAAGGGCGATGCCGGGCCAGGCTCCGGGGGAGGAATGGCTCTTTGTCACAGAGATGAAGAAGATCTATGATGTCCAGGCAATCAGCCCTCTGGTCCAGACCATCGATCCGTCCCTGGATCTCCTCATGGTGGTGTATCCAAAAAATATCAGTCCCCGGTTGGAGTACGCGATAGATCAATATGTCCTTTCGGGAGGGAACGCCATTATCTTTGTGGACCCGTTGTGCGTTTCAGACCGGGAACAGGGACAGCAGCAGTTCATGCGGTCTTCGGGAACTTCCCTGGATAGGGTTTTCAAGGCATGGGGGATATCGATGGATCCGGCCAAGGCTGTCGCCGATTTCGGTCAACCGACCCGGGTCAGGACCGGCAGCAACAGCACCGAAGACAACCCCCTGATGATATCGGCCAGGGGCGATGCATTTAATCGGAAGGACGTTGTCACCGCAGGTCTGGAGAGCATGCTCTTCCCGGTGGCCGGGGCGATCGAGAAGACCGGCGACATGGACCATGAATTCGAGCCGCTGGTGGATTCGAGCACCAATGCTGCCCTGACGGATGCCTTCAATGCATTCCTGGGCATGGAAGCCGTGAAAAAGGGGTTTGTTTCGGCCGGGAAGTCATTCAACCTTGCGGTCCGCCTTCGAGGGAAATTCAAAACCGCATTTCCCGAAGGCCGTCCCGAATCAGAAGGCCCTGGGACTGAATCCCCTGAGGCGCCGAAGGGCCCCCATCTCAAAGAAGCGAAAACGGTCTCGACCCTTATCGTTGTCTCTGATGCGGATATGCTTGCCGATCAGTTTTATGTGCAGCGGAGCAATTTCTTCGGCCTACCCATCTCAGAGATGTTCAACGATAACCTGAACTTTTTTTCCAATGCCGCGGAGATCCTCACAGGAAGCGACGAGCTGATCGGGCTCAGGTCCCGTGGAAAGCTGGAAAGGCCGTTTACGGCGGTCCTGGAGCTGAAACGAGAGGCCCAGGAACGCTGGCTGTCAAAGGAAAATGAACTGGTTCAACAGATTGAAGAAACCAACCAGAAACTCCGCCAACTGGAACAACAGAAGGACGGTTCCCAGAAAATGATTATCAGCCCTGAGCAGGAGGCGGAGGTGGCCCGGTTCAAGGAGAAGCGTCAGAAGATCAATCGGCAACTGAAAGAGGTTCGAAAAAACCTGCGCGCCGATATCGAGACCCTCGGCGCCACTCTCAAAGGAATCAATATATTTCTAATGCCCTTTTTGGTCTCCATCATAGGGATAGCTTTTGCCATCTATAAACAGAGGAAGATCAGGAGAAAATGA
- a CDS encoding DUF4340 domain-containing protein has translation MKPKTLVILLVVLAVLAGAGTLLIHSGGMRSPSGEMGAYLLEDLPVNDIASIIIKTPTSTVSLTRADHSWIVEERFGYPADFSKLSNFVRTLKEAKVGRKFSASDPVLQRLSIKSPEDGDASEEETGTHVRMTNSEGKALLDMVLGKTRSKDPQKGPPDGQYVMLGDASEIYLIDKILSSFESGPADWLEKSPIRVDAGEIRKIACLGPGSPSVRYAFERPARGKDFVLTDPSTDKTIKKSSLNRLANALSSLKITDVDPSSASSEPMARGASVRLDYTLFDGRVYGVAVGEDCSPTVPCRIRIEVGYDPPGPSGPAEAGERAETEAAPSPEAKSEEAKGVAEAREENERLKPWVFTIPEWQYQAFFTDLEQMLEKETEKKRMGGDPGR, from the coding sequence ATGAAGCCGAAGACACTTGTGATTCTGTTGGTCGTTCTGGCGGTCCTCGCAGGCGCGGGGACCCTCCTCATTCATTCAGGGGGTATGCGCTCCCCATCGGGAGAGATGGGCGCGTACCTTTTGGAAGACCTCCCGGTCAATGACATTGCTTCAATTATTATCAAGACGCCGACGTCAACTGTTTCTCTGACGAGGGCGGACCATTCATGGATTGTGGAAGAGCGTTTCGGCTATCCGGCGGATTTTTCCAAGCTCTCTAATTTTGTGAGGACCCTGAAAGAGGCCAAGGTCGGACGGAAATTCAGCGCCTCGGACCCGGTCTTACAACGCCTTTCCATCAAATCTCCAGAGGACGGCGATGCCTCGGAAGAAGAGACAGGGACCCATGTCCGGATGACAAACTCAGAAGGGAAGGCGCTTCTCGACATGGTCTTGGGGAAAACCAGATCCAAGGATCCGCAGAAAGGTCCCCCGGACGGCCAGTATGTAATGTTGGGCGATGCCTCCGAAATCTACCTGATCGACAAAATTCTGTCCTCATTTGAGAGCGGGCCTGCGGACTGGCTGGAAAAAAGCCCGATCCGGGTTGATGCCGGGGAAATCCGGAAGATTGCCTGCCTGGGACCAGGGTCACCTTCTGTTCGCTACGCCTTTGAGCGCCCTGCCAGGGGGAAAGACTTTGTGCTGACAGATCCTTCGACAGATAAGACGATCAAAAAATCCTCTCTCAATCGATTGGCCAATGCCCTGTCGTCTCTCAAGATCACGGACGTGGATCCCTCCTCCGCATCCTCAGAACCGATGGCAAGAGGTGCCTCTGTGCGCCTGGACTACACGCTTTTCGATGGCCGGGTGTATGGTGTCGCCGTGGGAGAGGACTGCTCGCCGACCGTTCCCTGCAGGATCCGGATCGAAGTCGGCTATGACCCTCCGGGGCCTTCGGGACCGGCGGAAGCCGGTGAGAGGGCCGAGACAGAAGCGGCGCCATCTCCTGAGGCCAAGAGCGAAGAGGCAAAAGGAGTTGCCGAGGCAAGAGAAGAAAACGAGCGTTTGAAACCCTGGGTCTTCACCATCCCGGAATGGCAGTATCAGGCTTTTTTTACCGATCTGGAACAGATGCTCGAAAAAGAGACGGAAAAAAAGAGGATGGGCGGCGATCCCGGCAGATAA
- a CDS encoding ABC transporter permease, translating to MNDFVRNTSGILIREFGGYFGSPVAYVFIVIFLMLCGFFTFSLSHFYEIGQADLRIFFEWHPWIFLFLVPAVGMRLWAEERRTGTIELILTLPVTLVQVIVGKFLAAWLFIGVALILTFPMVLTVLYLGDPDMGAIVCGYFGSFLMAGAYLSVGSMTSAMTRNQVISFILAVVICLFLVLAGWPPITDALTGWAPVWLVNVVSGFSFMPHFASMERGVVDLRDLIYFVSVIFFMLFANGVILQNRRAN from the coding sequence ATGAATGATTTTGTAAGGAACACTTCGGGGATCCTGATACGGGAATTTGGCGGATATTTCGGGTCGCCGGTGGCCTATGTCTTCATTGTCATTTTTCTGATGCTGTGCGGGTTCTTCACCTTTTCCCTGAGCCATTTCTATGAGATCGGCCAGGCAGACCTTCGGATTTTTTTTGAGTGGCATCCCTGGATCTTCCTCTTTTTGGTGCCTGCTGTGGGGATGCGGTTGTGGGCCGAGGAACGCCGCACCGGGACCATCGAACTTATCTTGACCCTGCCGGTCACCCTTGTGCAGGTCATTGTGGGAAAATTTCTGGCTGCATGGCTGTTCATCGGTGTGGCCCTGATCCTGACCTTTCCGATGGTGCTGACCGTTCTTTATTTGGGCGATCCGGATATGGGGGCCATCGTATGCGGGTATTTCGGCAGCTTTCTCATGGCCGGGGCCTACCTGAGCGTGGGGTCCATGACCTCCGCCATGACGCGGAACCAGGTGATCAGTTTTATTCTTGCCGTGGTGATCTGCCTATTTCTGGTATTGGCCGGGTGGCCGCCCATAACGGATGCCCTGACCGGATGGGCCCCTGTCTGGTTGGTGAATGTGGTCTCCGGATTCAGTTTTATGCCCCATTTCGCGTCCATGGAACGGGGAGTCGTGGATCTGCGCGATCTTATCTATTTTGTATCTGTGATATTTTTCATGCTTTTTGCAAACGGTGTGATCCTGCAGAACCGCAGGGCAAACTGA
- a CDS encoding fumarate reductase/succinate dehydrogenase flavoprotein subunit, with amino-acid sequence MPLDSQVPEGPLQQKWDRHRFELKLVNPANKRKYEIIVVGTGLAGASASATLAELGYHVKTFCIQDSPRRAHSIAAQGGINAAKNYQGDGDSIWRLFYDTIKGGDFRSREANVYRLAQVSVEIIDQCVAQGVPFARDYGGLLANRSFGGAQVSRTFYARGQTGQQLLLGAYSALMRQIGMGQVRMFPRREMLDLVLVDGCARGIVVRNLITGAIESHSAHAVVLATGGYGNAYFLSTNGMNSNVSAIWRAYKQGAFFAHPSFVQIHPTCIPVHGDYQSKLTLMSESLRNDGRVWVPKKAGDTRPPEEIPESERDYYLEEKYPSFGNLVPRDVASRNAKQQCDQGKGVGPTGYAVYLDLRDAIRRDGVDAIRKKYGNLFQMYERITDDNPYKTPMMIYPAIHYTMGGLWVDYNLMSTIPGLFVLGEANFSDHGANRLGASALMQGLADGYFIIPYTIGGYLASATLNPVDEHHTAFGESVKRANDITEKLLSIKGKRTVSDFHRELGHILWEHCGMSRNESGMRKAKELIPALREAFWKDVNVPGASADFNQSLERAGRVADFLEFAELLVEDALSRKESCGCHFNEIYQTADHEALRDDEACCYVAAWEFTGQGEAPRLHKEPLTFENVGLTQRSYK; translated from the coding sequence ATGCCTCTTGATTCACAGGTGCCGGAAGGTCCGCTGCAACAAAAGTGGGACCGCCATCGTTTTGAGCTGAAGCTGGTCAACCCGGCCAATAAGCGGAAGTATGAGATCATCGTGGTGGGCACGGGGCTCGCCGGGGCCTCTGCCTCGGCCACCCTGGCTGAACTGGGATATCATGTCAAGACCTTCTGCATCCAGGACAGCCCCCGTCGCGCACACAGCATCGCGGCCCAGGGCGGGATCAATGCAGCAAAGAACTATCAGGGAGACGGGGACAGTATCTGGCGTCTCTTTTATGACACCATCAAGGGAGGCGACTTCCGCTCCAGGGAGGCGAATGTCTATCGACTGGCCCAGGTCAGCGTTGAAATCATCGACCAGTGTGTGGCCCAGGGGGTGCCCTTCGCCCGGGACTATGGCGGGTTGCTGGCCAACCGATCCTTTGGAGGGGCCCAGGTATCGCGGACCTTTTACGCCAGAGGGCAGACAGGTCAGCAGCTCCTCCTGGGGGCCTACAGTGCGCTCATGCGGCAGATCGGCATGGGACAGGTCAGGATGTTTCCCCGCCGGGAGATGCTGGATCTGGTCCTGGTCGACGGCTGCGCCCGCGGCATCGTCGTTCGAAATCTGATTACAGGCGCCATTGAAAGCCATTCCGCCCATGCGGTGGTGCTGGCCACAGGCGGTTACGGCAATGCCTATTTTCTCTCTACCAACGGGATGAATTCCAATGTGAGCGCCATCTGGCGGGCCTACAAACAGGGGGCCTTTTTCGCCCATCCCTCTTTTGTGCAGATCCATCCCACATGCATTCCGGTGCACGGCGATTACCAGTCCAAACTGACCCTCATGAGCGAGAGTCTTCGAAACGACGGTCGCGTCTGGGTCCCTAAAAAGGCGGGGGATACACGTCCGCCGGAAGAAATACCAGAGAGCGAAAGAGACTATTATCTGGAAGAGAAATATCCCAGCTTTGGAAATCTCGTTCCCCGCGACGTGGCCTCCCGGAATGCAAAGCAGCAGTGTGATCAGGGGAAAGGGGTGGGACCGACCGGGTATGCCGTCTATCTGGATCTCAGGGATGCCATCAGGAGAGACGGAGTTGACGCCATTCGAAAGAAATACGGCAATCTCTTTCAGATGTACGAGAGGATCACGGACGATAACCCCTATAAGACCCCGATGATGATCTATCCTGCGATCCATTATACCATGGGCGGGTTATGGGTGGACTACAACCTGATGAGCACCATTCCAGGGCTTTTCGTCCTGGGCGAGGCCAATTTTTCCGATCACGGGGCCAACCGGCTCGGGGCGAGCGCCCTGATGCAGGGGTTGGCCGACGGATACTTTATCATTCCCTATACCATCGGAGGCTACCTGGCAAGCGCTACCCTTAACCCCGTGGACGAACATCACACGGCATTCGGCGAATCCGTAAAGAGGGCGAATGATATCACAGAGAAGCTCCTTTCCATCAAAGGGAAACGGACCGTGAGCGATTTTCACAGGGAACTTGGCCACATCCTCTGGGAACATTGCGGCATGTCGCGGAACGAATCAGGGATGCGCAAGGCCAAGGAACTGATTCCGGCACTTCGGGAAGCCTTCTGGAAGGATGTCAATGTCCCGGGCGCATCCGCGGATTTCAACCAGTCCCTGGAGAGGGCAGGCCGCGTCGCCGATTTTCTGGAATTTGCCGAGCTCCTGGTTGAGGATGCCTTGAGCCGGAAGGAATCCTGCGGCTGTCATTTTAATGAAATATATCAGACGGCGGATCACGAGGCCCTGCGCGACGATGAAGCATGCTGCTATGTTGCGGCATGGGAATTCACGGGACAGGGAGAGGCGCCCAGGCTTCACAAGGAGCCCCTTACTTTCGAAAATGTCGGGCTGACCCAGAGGAGCTATAAATGA
- a CDS encoding cold shock domain-containing protein, with protein sequence MGEGVVKWFSERKGFGFIEQQDGQDLFVHHSAINMPGFRTLNEGDRVNFEIEESDRGPKAKNVTKM encoded by the coding sequence TTGGGAGAAGGAGTTGTGAAGTGGTTCAGTGAGAGAAAAGGGTTTGGGTTTATTGAGCAGCAAGATGGTCAGGATCTGTTTGTTCACCACTCGGCGATCAATATGCCGGGTTTTCGAACGCTCAATGAAGGTGACAGGGTAAACTTTGAGATTGAAGAAAGTGACCGTGGGCCTAAGGCCAAGAACGTCACCAAGATGTAA
- a CDS encoding ABC transporter ATP-binding protein, protein MIEVNHLSKYFGETGAVNDISFTVERGEVLGFLGPNAAGKSTTMRMITGFLTPTSGTAVIGGSDILEDSLGARKKIGYLPENAPAYPDMTVSGFLGFIAGIRGFSGDDRRARIRDTIDRCFLSDVRNQTINTLSKGYKQRVCFAQSILHDPEYLIMDEPTDGLDPNQKHEVRAMIRDMARDKAIVLSTHILEEVEQVCTRVMIIARGRIMADDTPEGLRKRSALHGAICLTVRKEGGKDLLEGIRDLPEVHRSEVVGESEGDMTLRLFPKETASSRDSGADRIVRRLFEKGFSVETFFVEKGRLDEVFRMITRPDSPTTDRIA, encoded by the coding sequence ATGATAGAGGTAAACCATCTCAGTAAATATTTCGGGGAAACCGGCGCTGTGAATGACATCTCCTTTACCGTGGAACGGGGAGAGGTCCTGGGCTTCTTGGGCCCCAATGCCGCGGGGAAGTCGACGACCATGCGGATGATCACCGGATTTCTTACCCCTACCTCAGGGACGGCCGTTATCGGAGGGAGCGATATCCTCGAAGACTCTTTGGGGGCCAGGAAAAAGATCGGATATCTCCCTGAGAACGCCCCAGCCTACCCTGACATGACGGTTTCAGGATTTCTCGGCTTCATTGCCGGGATTCGGGGGTTTTCCGGCGATGACAGACGGGCGCGCATTCGAGACACCATTGACCGCTGTTTCCTCTCCGATGTCCGGAATCAGACCATCAACACCCTTTCCAAAGGATATAAGCAGAGGGTCTGCTTTGCACAGAGCATCCTCCACGATCCTGAATACCTTATCATGGATGAACCGACAGACGGCCTCGATCCCAACCAGAAACATGAGGTTCGTGCCATGATCCGTGACATGGCCCGTGACAAGGCCATCGTCCTTTCCACCCACATCCTGGAAGAGGTGGAACAGGTATGCACGCGGGTCATGATCATCGCCCGGGGTCGCATCATGGCGGATGATACGCCCGAAGGCCTGAGGAAACGGTCGGCCCTCCATGGGGCGATCTGTCTGACAGTCAGAAAGGAGGGTGGAAAGGACCTGCTCGAAGGCATCCGGGACCTCCCCGAGGTCCATCGGAGTGAGGTAGTGGGTGAGAGCGAAGGAGATATGACGCTCCGTCTCTTTCCGAAGGAAACCGCTTCTTCCCGTGACAGCGGGGCGGATCGGATTGTCCGGCGCCTGTTTGAAAAGGGGTTTTCCGTGGAGACATTTTTTGTGGAAAAGGGCCGGTTGGATGAGGTTTTCCGAATGATTACCAGACCGGATTCGCCGACGACGGACCGGATTGCCTAG
- a CDS encoding succinate dehydrogenase/fumarate reductase iron-sulfur subunit, with the protein MSKTINLTLKVWRQKGTGDKGHMEIYEAREISTDMSFLEMLDGVNNKLTLEGKDPIAFDHDCREGICGMCGAVINGIAHGPQKETTLCQLHMRHFKDGDTVVIEPWRAKAFKVIKDLVVDRSAFDKIIQAGGYVSVNTGGAPDGNTIPVPQKTAELAMDAAACIGCGACVAACPNASAMLFVGAKISHLALLPQGRPEAAQRALSMLRKMDELGFGNCSNETECEQVCPKAISITNIARFNQEFLKAGLLSPET; encoded by the coding sequence ATGAGTAAAACGATCAATCTGACCCTTAAGGTCTGGCGCCAGAAAGGGACTGGTGATAAAGGGCACATGGAGATTTACGAGGCCAGGGAGATCTCAACGGATATGTCCTTTCTGGAAATGCTGGACGGCGTGAACAACAAGCTGACCCTCGAAGGGAAAGACCCTATCGCCTTTGATCATGATTGCCGTGAAGGGATCTGCGGGATGTGCGGGGCCGTGATCAACGGCATCGCTCACGGTCCCCAGAAGGAAACGACCCTGTGCCAGCTTCATATGAGGCATTTCAAGGATGGAGACACCGTTGTCATTGAGCCGTGGCGCGCAAAGGCGTTCAAGGTCATTAAAGATCTGGTTGTGGACAGAAGCGCGTTTGACAAGATCATCCAGGCGGGGGGATATGTCTCCGTCAATACAGGCGGGGCCCCGGACGGCAACACCATCCCCGTCCCCCAGAAAACCGCCGAACTGGCCATGGATGCGGCTGCATGTATCGGGTGCGGGGCCTGCGTGGCTGCCTGCCCCAATGCGTCGGCCATGCTTTTTGTGGGGGCCAAAATCTCCCATCTGGCCCTCCTCCCACAAGGAAGACCAGAAGCGGCTCAAAGGGCTCTCAGTATGTTGCGAAAAATGGATGAGCTGGGTTTCGGCAACTGCAGCAACGAGACCGAGTGCGAACAGGTCTGCCCAAAGGCCATTTCGATTACAAACATTGCCAGGTTCAACCAGGAATTTCTCAAGGCAGGTCTTTTGTCGCCTGAAACATAG